In Nicotiana tabacum cultivar K326 chromosome 19, ASM71507v2, whole genome shotgun sequence, one DNA window encodes the following:
- the LOC107772162 gene encoding putative inactive patatin-like protein 9, which translates to MEFSKMTLEIFSKLEQKWLYHYEGKKTRILSIDGGGTTGIVSGAALIHLENQICAKTGDPHARISDFFDIIAGTGVGAVFAAMLVVDGGDGRPLFTAKDAVKFVTENQSRLFKLKNVGVFRRKRRFSGKSMDKVLKEVFRKEDGKVLTLRDTCKPLLVPCFDLNSSAPFVFSRADAIESLSFDFELSKVCRATSANPSMFKPFNLKSVDGKTSCLAVDGGLVMNNPAAAAVTHVLHNKRDFPSVTGVDDLLVLSLGNGPLSSPTNLKLRNDGYCAPSSVVGIVVDGVSETVDQMLGNAFCWNPNDYVRVQATGYTSGGTKIEEALEERGVESLPFGGKRLLTETNGQRIGGLVQRLVATGRSSVPPSPCKETAVSPLRNGR; encoded by the exons ATGGAGTTCAGTAAGATGACGCTGGAAATCTTCTCGAAGTTAGAGCAGAAATGGCTGTATCATTATGAAGGGAAGAAGACTCGGATTCTCAGTATTGACGGCGGTGGAACCACCGGCATTGTTTCCGGTGCGGCATTGATCCATCTGGAAAACCAGATCTGTGCCAAAACTGGTGATCCTCACGCTCGAATTTCTGATTTCTTCGACATTATCGCCGGTACTGGAGTAGGTGCGGTTTTCGCCGCAATGCTTGTTGTTGATGGAGGCGACGGTCGTCCGTTATTCACGGCGAAGGATGCCGTCAAGTTCGTAACGGAAAATCAGTCGCGGCTGTTTAAGTTGAAGAACGTCGGCGTTTTCCGCCGCAAGAGGAGGTTTTCAGGGAAGAGTATGGATAAAGTGTTGAAGGAAGTGTTTAGAAAAGAAGATGGCAAAGTGTTGACGTTGAGGGACACGTGTAAGCCTCTACTTGTTCCTTGCTTTGACCTCAACAGCTCTGCGCCCTTCGTTTTCTCTCGAGCTGATGCTATCGAGTCCCTCAGTTTCGATTTCGAACTATCGAAAGTATGCCGTGCCACGTCAGCAAATCCGTCGATGTTCAAGCCGTTTAATCTTAAATCTGTCGACGGCAAAACCTCGTGCCTCGCCGTTGATGGCGGTCTTGTCATGAACAACCCTGCCGCTGCAGCCGTCACTCATGTTTTGCATAACAAACGAGATTTTCCTTCCGTCACCGGCGTCGATGACCTATTGGTTCTCTCTCTAGGTAACGGTCCATTAAGCTCACCGACAAACTTGAAACTGCGAAACGACGGCTACTGCGCTCCATCTTCCGTCGTCGGAATTGTCGTCGACGGTGTATCTGAAACCGTCGACCAAATGCTCGGCAACGCCTTCTGCTGGAATCCTAATGATTACGTTAGAGTTCAG GCGACCGGCTACACAAGTGGGGGAACAAAAATTGAGGAAGCATTGGAAGAAAGAGGAGTGGAGTCATTGCCATTTGGCGGTAAGCGGTTACTGACGGAGACTAACGGACAGAGAATCGGCGGTCTGGTGCAACGCCTTGTTGCTACCGGAAGAAGTAGTGTGCCGCCAAGTCCATGCAAGGAAACTGCCGTCAGTCCTCTTAGAAACGGACGTTAa